A single region of the Streptomyces vilmorinianum genome encodes:
- the purD gene encoding phosphoribosylamine--glycine ligase, translated as MKVLVIGGGAREHALCRSLSLDPDVTALHCAPGNAGIAEVAELHPVDQLDGAAVAGLATSLEADLVVVGPEAPLVAGVADAVRAAGIPCFGPSEQAAQLEGSKAFAKDVMAGANVPTARSYVCTTAEEIDEALDAFGAPYVVKDDGLAAGKGVVVTSDLAEARAHALACGRVVIEEYLDGPEVSLFAITDGVTVLPLQPAQDFKRALDGDEGPNTGGMGAYSPLPWADPKLVDEVMDTVLQPTVDELRRRGTPFSGLLYAGLAITSRGVRVIEFNARFGDPETQVVLARLRTPLASVLLNAANGTLDNEPPLNWREDAAVTVVVASHNYPGTPRTGDPIEGLDEVAAQNAPHAYVLHAGTKRDGDAIVSAGGRVLSVTATGEDLAQARERAYKAVGRIRLDGSQHRTDIARKAAGE; from the coding sequence GTGAAGGTCCTCGTCATCGGCGGCGGCGCCCGCGAACACGCCCTGTGCCGCTCTCTCTCCCTCGATCCCGACGTCACCGCTCTGCACTGCGCGCCCGGCAACGCCGGAATCGCGGAGGTCGCCGAGCTGCACCCCGTCGACCAGCTGGACGGCGCCGCCGTCGCCGGCCTGGCCACAAGCCTGGAGGCCGATCTGGTCGTCGTCGGCCCGGAGGCCCCGCTCGTCGCCGGTGTCGCCGACGCCGTCCGCGCGGCCGGCATCCCCTGCTTCGGCCCGTCCGAGCAGGCGGCGCAGCTGGAGGGCTCCAAGGCGTTCGCCAAGGACGTCATGGCCGGGGCCAACGTCCCGACCGCCCGCAGCTACGTCTGCACCACCGCGGAGGAGATCGACGAGGCGCTCGACGCCTTCGGCGCTCCGTACGTCGTCAAGGACGACGGTCTCGCTGCCGGCAAGGGCGTCGTGGTCACCTCCGACCTGGCCGAGGCCCGGGCGCACGCGCTCGCCTGCGGCCGCGTCGTCATCGAGGAGTACCTGGACGGCCCCGAGGTCTCCCTCTTCGCGATCACCGACGGCGTCACCGTCCTTCCCCTCCAGCCCGCGCAGGACTTCAAGCGCGCGCTCGACGGCGACGAGGGCCCGAACACCGGCGGCATGGGCGCCTACTCGCCGCTGCCCTGGGCCGACCCCAAGCTGGTCGACGAGGTCATGGACACCGTCCTGCAGCCCACCGTCGACGAGCTGCGCCGCCGCGGCACCCCCTTCTCCGGGCTGCTGTACGCGGGTCTGGCGATCACCAGCCGCGGTGTACGGGTCATCGAGTTCAACGCCCGTTTCGGCGACCCGGAGACCCAGGTCGTGCTCGCCCGGCTCCGCACCCCGCTGGCGAGCGTCCTGCTGAACGCCGCCAACGGCACGCTCGACAACGAGCCGCCGCTCAACTGGCGCGAGGACGCGGCCGTGACCGTGGTCGTCGCCTCGCACAACTACCCCGGGACGCCGCGTACGGGTGACCCGATCGAGGGCCTCGACGAGGTCGCGGCGCAGAACGCCCCGCACGCGTACGTGCTGCACGCCGGCACCAAGCGGGACGGCGACGCGATCGTGAGCGCCGGCGGCCGCGTCCTGTCGGTCACCGCGACCGGGGAAGACCTGGCGCAGGCCCGCGAGCGGGCGTACAAGGCGGTCGGCCGCATCCGTCTGGACGGCTCCCAGCACCGTACGGACATCGCGCGCAAGGCCGCGGGGGAGTGA
- a CDS encoding PIN domain nuclease, translated as MNAALYLIDTSALARFMRGDAEQYGWDQAAAAGLIATCPITELEFFYSARSAADRARGIEDIRLIFGWVPVDDRAYDRAWQVQEALTKQGKHRSAGAVDLVVAATAELQGLTLLHCDHDFECIAAVTGQPLQWYGPEGRK; from the coding sequence GTGAATGCCGCGCTCTACCTGATCGACACCAGCGCCCTCGCCCGATTCATGCGGGGCGACGCGGAGCAGTACGGCTGGGACCAGGCAGCAGCAGCCGGCCTCATCGCCACGTGCCCCATCACGGAGCTGGAGTTCTTCTACAGCGCCCGATCGGCCGCCGACCGGGCACGCGGCATCGAGGACATACGGCTGATCTTCGGCTGGGTCCCGGTCGACGACCGCGCCTACGACCGCGCCTGGCAGGTCCAGGAAGCCCTCACCAAACAGGGCAAGCACCGCAGCGCCGGTGCGGTGGATCTCGTCGTCGCCGCGACCGCCGAGTTGCAGGGACTGACACTCCTGCACTGCGACCACGACTTCGAGTGCATCGCCGCAGTAACCGGCCAACCCCTCCAGTGGTACGGCCCCGAGGGGCGTAAGTAG
- a CDS encoding N,N-dimethylformamidase beta subunit family domain-containing protein, translating to MGAEQIRRWESGALAHAVSDPFGQGPLPWLRGSENYFDDTGQVVPWYADETLARGGSGGPRTADDVRSQIKGFASNGAVAPGEAIDFHITVDPPQQFSVDIYRIGHYGGEGATKITTSPRLSGIVQPAPLTADRTVSCHHWWQSWRLQIPTLWSIGAYVAVLTTADGYRSHIPFTVRDNHPADLLLVLPDVTWQAYNLYPEDGRTGASLYHAWDEQGRLLGEEDAAITVSFDRPYAGAGLPLHVGHAYDFIRWAERYGYDLAYAETRDLHAGRVDPTRYRGLVFPGHDEYWSVPMRRTVELAREQGTSLVFLSANTLYWQVELGPSPSGVPDRLLTCRKRRGPGRPALWREIDRPEQQLLGIQYAGRVPESHPLVVRNADHWLWEATGAGDGDEIPGLVAGEADRYFPRTALPEHQGRILLAHSPYQDGEGALRHQETSLYRAPSGAWVFASGTFAWSPALDRPGHVDPRIQRATANLLDRICKRD from the coding sequence ATGGGGGCGGAGCAGATCAGGCGGTGGGAGTCGGGCGCGCTCGCCCACGCCGTGTCGGACCCCTTCGGCCAGGGCCCCCTGCCCTGGCTGCGCGGTTCGGAGAACTACTTCGACGACACGGGACAGGTCGTTCCCTGGTACGCCGACGAGACCCTGGCCCGCGGCGGCAGCGGCGGCCCCCGTACCGCCGACGACGTACGCAGCCAGATCAAGGGCTTCGCGTCCAACGGGGCCGTCGCCCCCGGCGAGGCGATCGATTTCCACATCACGGTGGACCCGCCGCAGCAGTTCTCGGTCGACATCTACCGGATCGGGCACTACGGCGGCGAGGGCGCCACGAAGATCACCACCAGCCCGCGCCTCTCCGGAATCGTCCAGCCGGCCCCGCTCACCGCCGACCGGACGGTCTCGTGCCACCACTGGTGGCAGTCCTGGCGCCTGCAGATCCCCACCCTCTGGTCGATCGGCGCGTACGTCGCCGTGCTCACCACCGCCGACGGCTACCGCTCCCACATCCCCTTCACCGTCCGCGACAACCACCCCGCCGACCTCCTCCTCGTCCTCCCGGACGTGACCTGGCAGGCGTACAACCTCTACCCGGAGGACGGCCGGACGGGCGCCAGCCTCTACCACGCGTGGGACGAGCAGGGCCGTCTTCTCGGCGAGGAGGATGCGGCGATCACCGTCTCCTTCGACCGCCCCTACGCGGGCGCGGGCCTGCCCCTCCACGTCGGCCACGCCTACGACTTCATCCGCTGGGCCGAGCGGTACGGCTACGACCTGGCCTACGCCGAGACCCGCGACCTGCACGCGGGCCGCGTCGACCCCACCCGCTACCGCGGCCTGGTCTTCCCCGGCCACGACGAATACTGGTCCGTCCCCATGCGCCGGACCGTCGAACTGGCCCGCGAGCAGGGCACGTCCCTCGTCTTCCTCTCCGCCAACACCCTCTACTGGCAGGTGGAGCTCGGCCCGTCCCCCTCCGGGGTCCCCGACCGCCTCCTCACCTGCCGCAAGCGGCGCGGCCCCGGCCGGCCCGCACTCTGGCGCGAGATCGACCGCCCGGAGCAGCAGCTGCTCGGCATCCAGTACGCGGGAAGGGTGCCGGAGTCGCACCCCCTGGTCGTACGGAACGCGGACCACTGGCTCTGGGAGGCCACCGGCGCGGGCGACGGCGACGAGATCCCGGGCCTGGTCGCGGGCGAGGCCGACCGCTACTTCCCGCGCACCGCGCTCCCCGAGCACCAGGGCCGCATCCTGCTCGCCCACTCCCCCTACCAGGACGGCGAGGGCGCCCTGCGCCACCAGGAGACCTCCCTCTACCGGGCCCCGTCCGGGGCGTGGGTCTTCGCCTCCGGCACCTTCGCCTGGTCGCCCGCCCTGGACCGGCCGGGCCATGTCGATCCGCGCATCCAGCGCGCCACCGCGAATCTCCTCGACCGCATCTGCAAGAGGGACTGA
- a CDS encoding helicase-associated domain-containing protein, translated as MKSRSTLATWLDGLDGCRLARVLETRRDAASPPEPRSVGELADRLQRPGSVALALPQLALPHLQVAEALAALGAPASRDALAELLEAADGEAARELDAALEALADHALVWPDGAGKLRMAGPLRQAWDAPLGLDAPLEELLTGTTSDELRGMLAALGVKPPGSKAQRLAALMEHHGDPERILSVVATAPAATRKLLEGRAGAGPARPARFIMFGSPGPDLEPGARWALERGLLVQDRHRYGPARMPAEVALALRGPGWHAPFQAVPPSVGLAPVTPREVDREASAVASAFAAGAASVLSACSATAPARLKSGGIGARELARIGKAAQADDTVVRLTLETAYAAGLLARDCDRVAPTEAYDAWAAQEPPEQFAVLLQAWWNLPLTPTQARDEDNKALPALGGAPPCNGCVQARHGLLASAARLPTGQGVRVASDLGPLVAWHRPLADSSPDGTPFATVIQEAELLGVLARGALSAFGIHLWTGDAERLGIECRRLLPSAAATARIGADLTAVVTGTPSARLASLLDSVADRETNGTASVWRFSPGSVRRALDAGRTPEDITADLAAVAAEPLPQPLSYLITDTARSHGRVRIAPAACVLHGDEPALLAELAAHRKLAKLGLRQLAPTVLISRSPLDATLAALRAEGYAPVAETDEGTVRIEKTRPRRAAACVPAPRGSRARGGGRTAAPSMAKGSAAFDPSALATRLLAAPATAPEPAPFEGGVPFATDTEEIVAGWAKRLPYTDVRQLAHAIDAAHAIAVEYVAASGNRTVRTLSRLELDPPYLEAWCHLREDERVFTLSRIHGVMPT; from the coding sequence ATGAAGTCCCGATCGACGCTGGCGACTTGGCTGGACGGCCTTGACGGCTGTCGCCTGGCACGCGTGCTCGAGACGCGGAGGGACGCCGCGTCCCCTCCGGAGCCGCGATCGGTGGGGGAACTGGCCGACCGTCTTCAGCGCCCGGGATCGGTGGCGCTTGCCCTGCCGCAGCTCGCCCTGCCTCATCTCCAGGTCGCCGAAGCGCTGGCGGCGCTGGGTGCGCCCGCGTCGCGCGATGCCCTGGCGGAGCTGCTGGAAGCGGCGGACGGTGAAGCCGCCCGCGAGCTGGACGCCGCACTGGAGGCTCTCGCCGATCATGCTCTGGTCTGGCCTGACGGCGCAGGGAAGCTCCGCATGGCCGGACCGCTCCGGCAGGCGTGGGACGCACCACTGGGCCTGGATGCCCCGCTGGAGGAACTGCTCACGGGCACGACCTCCGACGAGCTACGCGGCATGCTGGCGGCACTGGGCGTCAAACCGCCGGGCAGCAAGGCGCAGCGGCTGGCCGCGCTCATGGAACACCACGGCGACCCGGAGCGGATCCTCTCCGTGGTCGCCACTGCCCCTGCGGCGACCCGGAAGCTGCTGGAAGGCCGAGCGGGGGCCGGGCCCGCGAGGCCCGCGCGGTTCATCATGTTCGGGAGTCCGGGCCCCGATCTCGAACCGGGCGCTCGATGGGCACTGGAGCGGGGACTCCTGGTCCAGGACCGCCACCGCTACGGCCCGGCCCGTATGCCCGCCGAGGTGGCACTCGCGCTGCGCGGGCCCGGCTGGCACGCCCCGTTCCAAGCCGTCCCGCCTTCCGTGGGGTTGGCGCCCGTCACACCGAGGGAGGTCGACCGCGAGGCGTCGGCCGTCGCCTCGGCGTTCGCCGCCGGCGCTGCCTCGGTCCTGTCGGCCTGCTCGGCAACCGCGCCGGCCCGGCTGAAGTCCGGCGGGATCGGTGCGCGTGAACTGGCACGGATCGGCAAGGCCGCCCAGGCCGACGACACCGTCGTACGCCTCACCCTGGAGACCGCGTACGCCGCCGGGCTGCTGGCCCGGGACTGCGATCGAGTGGCCCCCACCGAGGCATACGACGCCTGGGCGGCACAGGAACCCCCGGAGCAGTTCGCCGTACTGCTCCAGGCATGGTGGAACCTGCCGCTCACCCCCACCCAGGCCCGCGACGAGGACAACAAGGCTCTCCCGGCACTCGGCGGCGCACCGCCCTGCAACGGCTGCGTGCAGGCCCGCCACGGTCTGCTGGCCTCAGCCGCGCGGCTCCCGACAGGGCAGGGCGTGCGGGTCGCGTCGGATCTGGGGCCGCTGGTCGCCTGGCACCGCCCCCTCGCCGACTCGTCGCCGGACGGAACGCCGTTCGCCACCGTGATCCAGGAGGCCGAACTCCTCGGCGTACTCGCACGCGGTGCTCTGTCCGCCTTCGGCATCCACCTGTGGACCGGCGACGCGGAGAGGCTGGGCATCGAATGCCGTCGGCTGCTGCCCTCGGCCGCCGCGACGGCCCGGATCGGCGCCGACCTCACCGCCGTCGTCACCGGCACCCCGTCCGCGCGGCTGGCCTCGCTCCTGGACTCCGTCGCCGACCGGGAGACCAACGGCACGGCATCGGTGTGGCGGTTCAGCCCCGGCAGCGTCCGCCGGGCCCTGGACGCCGGCCGTACCCCCGAGGACATCACGGCCGACCTGGCCGCCGTCGCCGCCGAGCCGCTGCCACAGCCGCTGTCGTACCTGATCACCGACACCGCACGAAGCCACGGGCGCGTGCGCATCGCCCCCGCCGCCTGCGTCCTCCACGGCGACGAGCCCGCGCTCCTGGCCGAACTCGCCGCCCACCGCAAGCTCGCCAAGCTTGGGCTGCGCCAGTTGGCACCGACGGTGCTGATCAGCCGCAGCCCGCTCGACGCGACCCTCGCCGCTCTTCGGGCCGAGGGATACGCCCCCGTCGCCGAGACCGACGAGGGAACGGTACGCATCGAGAAGACCCGGCCTCGGCGGGCCGCCGCTTGCGTTCCGGCTCCGCGCGGCTCCAGGGCGAGGGGCGGCGGCCGGACCGCTGCCCCGAGCATGGCAAAGGGATCCGCCGCCTTCGACCCGAGCGCGTTGGCGACCCGGCTGCTGGCCGCCCCGGCAACGGCTCCCGAACCAGCACCGTTCGAGGGCGGAGTGCCCTTCGCCACAGACACCGAGGAGATCGTCGCAGGGTGGGCGAAGCGCCTGCCGTACACCGACGTCCGCCAGCTCGCCCACGCCATCGACGCAGCTCATGCCATCGCCGTGGAGTACGTCGCCGCCTCCGGCAACCGCACGGTGCGCACCCTCAGCCGCCTCGAACTCGACCCGCCCTACCTCGAAGCCTGGTGCCACCTGCGAGAAGACGAACGCGTCTTCACCCTCTCCCGCATCCACGGCGTCATGCCGACGTGA
- a CDS encoding response regulator transcription factor has product MTGTPVRVLLADDEHLIRGALAALLALEDDLVVVAQAATGPEALAMARAHRPDVAVLDLRMPGLDGVRVATSLRDELPGCTTMIVTSHGRPGHLKRALAAGVRGFVPKTVSAQRLAEIIRTVHAGNRYVDPELAADAISAGDSPLTAREAEVLEFAADGAPVAEIAERASLSQGTVRNYLSSAAAKLGAENRHTAVRLAREKGWV; this is encoded by the coding sequence GTGACCGGCACTCCCGTACGCGTCCTGCTCGCCGACGACGAGCATCTGATCCGCGGGGCGCTCGCCGCGCTGCTCGCCCTGGAGGACGATCTCGTGGTCGTCGCCCAGGCCGCCACCGGACCCGAGGCGCTCGCCATGGCCCGCGCCCACCGGCCCGATGTCGCGGTGCTCGATCTGCGGATGCCGGGCCTCGACGGTGTGAGGGTCGCCACATCCCTGCGCGACGAACTGCCCGGCTGCACGACCATGATCGTGACCAGTCACGGCCGCCCCGGACACCTCAAGCGGGCGCTCGCGGCCGGGGTGCGGGGCTTCGTGCCGAAGACCGTCAGCGCCCAGCGGCTGGCGGAGATCATCCGTACTGTGCACGCCGGAAACCGTTACGTGGACCCGGAGTTGGCGGCCGACGCGATCTCCGCCGGGGACTCGCCGCTGACCGCGCGGGAGGCCGAGGTCCTGGAGTTCGCGGCCGACGGCGCGCCGGTCGCGGAGATCGCCGAGCGGGCCTCGCTCTCGCAGGGAACGGTCCGGAACTACCTCTCATCGGCCGCCGCGAAGCTCGGCGCCGAGAACCGTCATACGGCGGTGCGTCTCGCACGGGAGAAAGGTTGGGTATAG
- a CDS encoding type II toxin-antitoxin system VapB family antitoxin, with protein sequence MSRTVIDLDDELVADVAKALGTSTKKETVNTALREVLENRRRALALTRLRAAADEGAFDLTLFEDKRNYRR encoded by the coding sequence ATGAGCCGGACAGTGATCGACCTCGATGACGAGCTGGTGGCAGACGTAGCCAAAGCCCTGGGCACCAGTACCAAGAAGGAGACGGTCAACACAGCCTTGCGCGAGGTACTGGAGAACAGGCGGCGGGCGCTGGCCCTGACCCGCCTGCGCGCCGCGGCCGACGAAGGCGCGTTCGATCTGACGCTCTTCGAGGACAAGCGGAACTACCGACGGTGA
- a CDS encoding DNA polymerase III subunit gamma and tau, with protein MSSLALYRRYRPESFAEVIGQEHVTDPLQQALRNNRVNHAYLFSGPRGCGKTTSARILARCLNCEQGPTPTPCGECQSCRDLARNGPGSIDVIEIDAASHGGVDDARDLREKAFFGPASSRYKIYIIDEAHMVTSAGFNALLKVVEEPPEHLKFIFATTEPEKVIGTIRSRTHHYPFRLVPPGTLREYLGEVCGREGIPVEDGVLPLVVRAGAGSVRDSMSVMDQLLAGAAEDGVTYAMATSLLGYTDGSLLDSVVDAFAAGDGAAAFEVVDRVIEGGNDPRRFVADLLERLRDLVILAAVPDAAEKGLIDAPVDVVERMQAQASVFGAAELSRAADLVNSGLTEMRGATSPRLQLELICARVLLPAAFDDERSLQARIDRLERGAAAAPAPVFTTGSPAPAMGYVPGPEAHTPMAPPPPPPAPVQPTPTPAPAPAPAQPTPAAEGPRPGAWPGAATPGAPAPGAWPGASAPAAPAPQAPAPAQAAPAQPAPVAPAGDMAQGAAQVRNMWPSILEAVKNRRRFTWILLSQNAQVAGFDGTTLQLGFLNAGARDNFASSGSEDVLRQALAEQFNVQWKIEAIIDPSGGATPPPAAANFGGRPAASAPAPSFQQAPPPAQAPAPTPAQAPPTPRPQASAAAPAPVEAPPQRRPVAPEDDVPEEDDPDLVDSALSGHELIVRELGATVVEEYTNE; from the coding sequence GTGTCGTCTCTCGCGCTGTACCGCCGCTATCGCCCTGAGTCCTTCGCCGAGGTCATCGGGCAGGAGCATGTCACCGACCCGTTGCAGCAGGCCCTGCGGAACAACCGGGTCAATCACGCGTACCTGTTCAGCGGGCCCCGTGGATGCGGCAAGACGACCAGTGCGCGCATCCTCGCGCGCTGTCTGAACTGTGAGCAGGGTCCCACTCCCACCCCCTGCGGGGAGTGCCAGTCCTGCCGTGACCTGGCGCGGAACGGGCCGGGGTCGATCGACGTCATCGAGATCGACGCCGCTTCGCACGGTGGTGTGGACGATGCCCGTGACCTGCGGGAGAAGGCGTTCTTCGGGCCCGCGTCGAGCCGGTACAAGATCTACATCATCGACGAGGCGCACATGGTCACCTCGGCGGGCTTCAACGCCCTGCTGAAGGTGGTCGAGGAGCCGCCGGAGCATCTCAAGTTCATCTTCGCCACCACCGAGCCCGAGAAGGTCATCGGGACCATTCGGTCGAGGACGCATCACTACCCCTTCCGGCTCGTGCCGCCCGGGACCCTGCGGGAGTATCTGGGCGAGGTCTGCGGGCGTGAGGGCATTCCCGTCGAGGACGGGGTGCTGCCACTCGTCGTGCGCGCCGGTGCCGGGTCCGTGCGTGACTCGATGTCCGTCATGGACCAGCTGCTGGCCGGCGCCGCCGAAGACGGTGTGACATACGCCATGGCGACGTCTCTTCTCGGATACACGGACGGGTCCCTGCTCGACTCCGTGGTGGACGCCTTCGCCGCCGGGGACGGCGCGGCCGCGTTCGAGGTCGTGGACCGGGTCATCGAGGGCGGCAACGACCCCCGGCGGTTCGTCGCCGACCTGCTCGAGCGCCTGCGGGATCTGGTGATCCTCGCCGCCGTGCCGGACGCGGCCGAGAAGGGGCTCATCGACGCCCCGGTCGATGTCGTCGAGCGCATGCAGGCGCAGGCCTCGGTCTTCGGCGCCGCCGAGCTCAGCCGGGCCGCCGACCTCGTGAACAGCGGGCTCACCGAGATGCGCGGGGCCACCTCGCCGCGGCTGCAGCTGGAGCTGATCTGCGCGCGCGTGCTGCTGCCCGCCGCCTTCGACGACGAGCGGTCGCTCCAGGCCCGGATCGACCGGCTGGAGCGCGGCGCCGCCGCCGCGCCCGCGCCCGTCTTCACCACCGGTTCGCCGGCGCCCGCGATGGGGTACGTGCCCGGTCCCGAGGCTCACACGCCGATGGCGCCGCCTCCGCCCCCGCCCGCGCCGGTCCAGCCCACCCCGACTCCTGCCCCAGCACCCGCCCCCGCGCAGCCGACTCCGGCCGCCGAAGGCCCCCGCCCGGGCGCCTGGCCCGGGGCCGCCACACCCGGTGCCCCCGCCCCCGGCGCCTGGCCGGGCGCTTCGGCCCCCGCCGCTCCGGCGCCGCAAGCCCCCGCTCCCGCCCAGGCCGCTCCCGCGCAGCCCGCCCCGGTCGCGCCCGCCGGCGACATGGCCCAGGGCGCCGCCCAGGTGCGGAACATGTGGCCGTCGATCCTCGAAGCGGTCAAGAACCGCCGCCGCTTCACCTGGATCCTGCTGAGCCAGAACGCCCAGGTCGCCGGGTTCGACGGCACCACCCTCCAGCTCGGCTTCCTCAACGCCGGCGCCCGCGACAACTTCGCGAGCAGCGGCAGCGAGGACGTCCTGCGCCAGGCGCTCGCCGAGCAGTTCAACGTGCAGTGGAAGATCGAGGCGATCATCGACCCCTCGGGCGGTGCCACACCGCCGCCCGCCGCGGCCAACTTCGGCGGCCGCCCGGCCGCGTCCGCGCCCGCCCCGTCCTTCCAGCAGGCCCCGCCGCCCGCTCAGGCCCCCGCGCCCACCCCGGCACAGGCGCCGCCCACGCCCCGCCCGCAGGCCTCGGCTGCCGCCCCCGCTCCCGTGGAGGCACCGCCGCAGCGCCGGCCCGTCGCGCCCGAGGACGACGTGCCGGAGGAGGACGATCCCGACCTCGTCGACTCCGCCCTCTCCGGCCACGAACTGATCGTGCGCGAGCTCGGAGCCACGGTTGTGGAGGAATACACGAACGAGTAG
- a CDS encoding phosphoribosylaminoimidazolesuccinocarboxamide synthase: MSGFVEKPEPVQVPGLTHLHTGKVRELYQNEAGDLVMVASDRMSAYDWVLPTEIPDKGRVLTKLSLWWFDRLSDLVPNHVISTDVPAGAPADWEGRTLICKSLQMVPVECVARGYLTGSGLLEYNESRTVCGLALPEGLSDGSELPAPIFTPATKAAVGDHDENVSYEEVARQVGAETAALLRQTTLAVYGRARDIARDRGIILADTKFEFGFEGDTLILADEVLTPDSSRFWPVDQWQPGRAQPSYDKQFVRDWLTSPASGWDRRSEEPPPALPQEIVDATRAKYLEAYELLTGNTWS; encoded by the coding sequence GTGTCCGGATTCGTAGAAAAGCCCGAGCCTGTTCAGGTCCCGGGCCTCACCCACCTCCACACGGGCAAGGTGCGTGAGCTCTACCAGAACGAGGCGGGCGACCTCGTGATGGTGGCCAGCGACCGCATGTCCGCGTACGACTGGGTGCTGCCGACCGAGATCCCCGACAAGGGCCGGGTCCTCACCAAGCTCTCCCTGTGGTGGTTCGACCGCCTCTCCGACCTGGTCCCCAACCACGTCATCTCCACCGACGTCCCGGCAGGCGCCCCCGCCGACTGGGAGGGCCGCACGCTGATCTGCAAGTCGCTGCAGATGGTGCCGGTCGAGTGCGTGGCCCGCGGCTATCTGACCGGCTCGGGCCTCCTGGAGTACAACGAGTCCCGTACGGTCTGCGGTCTCGCGCTCCCCGAGGGCCTCAGCGACGGCTCCGAGCTGCCCGCGCCGATCTTCACGCCCGCCACCAAGGCCGCCGTCGGCGACCACGACGAGAACGTGAGCTACGAGGAGGTCGCCCGCCAGGTCGGCGCGGAGACCGCCGCGCTGCTGCGCCAGACGACGCTCGCCGTGTACGGCCGGGCCCGTGACATCGCCCGTGACCGCGGCATCATCCTCGCCGACACCAAGTTCGAGTTCGGCTTCGAGGGCGACACCCTGATCCTCGCCGACGAGGTGCTGACCCCGGACTCGTCCCGCTTCTGGCCCGTCGACCAGTGGCAGCCGGGCCGCGCCCAGCCCTCGTACGACAAGCAGTTCGTCCGCGACTGGCTGACCTCCCCGGCCTCCGGCTGGGACCGCAGGAGCGAGGAGCCGCCGCCCGCGCTCCCGCAGGAGATCGTGGACGCGACCCGGGCGAAGTACCTGGAGGCGTACGAGCTGCTGACCGGCAACACCTGGTCGTAG